In Candidatus Pelagibacter ubique HIMB140, a single window of DNA contains:
- a CDS encoding DUF4864 domain-containing protein, with product MLEKLRIIFSTLLILLLTTVYSYSELINPSKNISPKEVVEIQLNGLKQNDLEYKDRGIEQTWTFAHPNNKRVTGPLGNFKRMIKGASYKMMINHLSHTITELGSSDKWAQFEVIILDKDKIYHKFNWQVEKYTDEGVLKDCWLTTMVSSPIPLGSSI from the coding sequence AAAACTGCGAATAATATTTAGCACTTTATTAATTCTATTATTAACTACTGTTTATTCATATTCAGAGTTGATAAACCCAAGCAAAAATATTTCTCCAAAAGAAGTTGTTGAAATTCAACTTAATGGTCTCAAACAAAATGATTTAGAATATAAAGACAGAGGGATAGAGCAAACCTGGACCTTTGCTCACCCAAACAATAAAAGAGTAACAGGTCCCCTAGGTAATTTTAAGCGAATGATCAAAGGAGCCTCCTATAAAATGATGATTAATCATCTAAGCCACACTATCACAGAGCTTGGCAGTAGTGACAAATGGGCCCAATTTGAGGTCATCATTTTAGACAAGGACAAAATTTATCACAAGTTCAATTGGCAGGTTGAAAAATATACAGACGAAGGAGTTTTAAAAGATTGCTGGTTGACCACAATGGTATCAAGTCCAATTCCACTCGGCAGCTCAATTTGA
- a CDS encoding GcvT family protein, whose protein sequence is MKTKTKVVVVGGGVVGVSALYHLAKKGWSDVVLVERKELTSGSTWHAAGLLPLFNMSYSVGQLHKYAVNLYKTLEEETGKNVGFSVVSNIRLASTKDRMDEYHQYAGVARTIGVDVKFLTPQQVKEIWPLCHTDDLVGAIQHPEDGYIQPADLTQALATGARNRGAEIYRNTTVLSMRQTKDGWIVETDKGSIECEHVISCSGNFARQTGEMVGLDIPVIPVEHQYIVTEPHPLIQQRKKDGLPEMGVLRDSDSRWYMREEAGGLILGPYEDGAPACYVEGPSKNSEYELFQEDLDRLAPHIEGAIHRVPAFGEVGVKKVYNGAICYTPDGNPIVGPAWGLKNFWINEGHSFGITAAGGAGWQLAEWIVDGEPTIDMLGVEPRRYGNYATKSYLKAKNEEAYSHVFIVHYPDEERPAARPLRTAPCYERMKNLGAVFGQKFGWERPNFFATDGMEQKDDWSFRRSKWFDAIKKECENVKENVGLLDMTAFAKCRIRGPKAEEFLDYLVANKLPKKIGRINLCHALNTKGGVHSEFTIMKEAENSYYLVSAGANLRLDHDWIQKWMPNDGSVIFEDLTNSTGVLVVAGPKARQLMQKVSTDDFSNENFKWLTAKNVNVGYAPVNAMRVNFVGELGWELHHPIEYQNHIFDKLMEAGKDLGIKPFGIRAMNSLRVEKSYKLVGTELSIEYSPYESGLDRFIHPNKGNFIGLEALNKWREKGFDNKLVTLEVHNTKDADVLGNNPIFKDGKVVGRATGGEFGFRLDKSIALAMVKPDCSNVGDKLQVDILGEMYDATVLDESPYDSENNLLRA, encoded by the coding sequence ATGAAAACAAAAACTAAAGTCGTAGTAGTTGGTGGTGGAGTAGTTGGTGTCAGTGCTCTTTATCATTTAGCAAAAAAAGGTTGGTCGGATGTAGTTCTTGTTGAGAGAAAAGAATTAACCTCAGGTTCAACTTGGCATGCAGCAGGTTTATTGCCATTATTTAATATGAGTTACTCTGTAGGTCAGCTACATAAATATGCGGTAAATCTTTATAAAACTTTAGAAGAAGAAACTGGAAAAAATGTTGGCTTTAGTGTTGTTTCAAATATTCGTTTGGCAAGTACAAAAGATAGAATGGATGAGTACCATCAGTACGCAGGTGTTGCTCGAACAATTGGGGTAGATGTAAAATTTTTAACTCCACAACAAGTAAAAGAAATTTGGCCTCTATGTCATACAGATGATTTAGTTGGAGCAATTCAACACCCAGAAGATGGATACATCCAACCAGCAGATTTAACACAAGCTTTAGCTACTGGTGCAAGAAATAGGGGAGCAGAGATTTATAGAAACACAACTGTTCTATCAATGAGACAAACAAAAGATGGATGGATTGTTGAAACAGATAAAGGATCAATAGAGTGTGAACATGTAATTTCTTGTTCTGGAAATTTTGCAAGACAAACTGGTGAAATGGTTGGATTAGATATTCCAGTTATTCCTGTTGAACATCAATATATCGTGACTGAACCTCATCCTTTAATTCAACAAAGAAAAAAAGACGGTTTACCAGAAATGGGAGTCTTAAGAGATAGCGATAGTAGATGGTATATGAGAGAAGAAGCAGGTGGATTAATTTTAGGACCTTATGAAGATGGTGCACCAGCATGTTATGTAGAAGGACCATCAAAGAATTCTGAATACGAATTATTTCAAGAAGATTTAGATAGATTAGCTCCACATATCGAAGGAGCAATACATAGAGTTCCGGCCTTCGGAGAAGTTGGAGTTAAGAAAGTTTATAATGGAGCAATTTGTTATACACCTGATGGAAATCCAATTGTTGGACCTGCTTGGGGACTTAAGAATTTTTGGATTAATGAAGGTCATAGTTTTGGAATAACTGCAGCAGGTGGTGCTGGTTGGCAACTTGCTGAATGGATTGTAGATGGTGAACCAACAATTGATATGTTGGGTGTTGAGCCAAGAAGATATGGAAACTATGCAACAAAATCTTATTTGAAGGCTAAAAATGAAGAAGCTTATAGTCATGTATTTATAGTTCACTATCCCGATGAGGAAAGACCTGCAGCAAGACCTTTAAGAACAGCTCCGTGTTACGAAAGAATGAAAAATTTAGGAGCAGTTTTTGGACAAAAATTTGGATGGGAAAGACCTAACTTTTTTGCAACAGATGGAATGGAACAAAAAGATGATTGGTCGTTTAGAAGATCAAAATGGTTTGATGCAATTAAAAAGGAATGTGAAAACGTAAAAGAAAATGTTGGTCTTTTAGATATGACTGCCTTTGCAAAATGCAGAATAAGAGGACCTAAAGCAGAAGAGTTTTTAGACTATTTAGTTGCAAATAAGCTTCCAAAAAAGATTGGAAGAATAAATCTATGCCACGCATTAAATACCAAAGGTGGTGTGCATTCAGAATTTACAATTATGAAAGAAGCTGAGAATAGTTATTACTTAGTATCAGCTGGAGCAAATTTAAGATTAGATCATGATTGGATTCAAAAATGGATGCCAAATGATGGATCTGTAATTTTTGAAGATTTAACAAATAGCACAGGTGTCTTGGTAGTTGCTGGCCCTAAAGCAAGACAACTAATGCAAAAAGTTTCAACAGATGATTTTTCTAATGAAAACTTTAAATGGCTTACAGCAAAAAATGTGAATGTAGGATATGCACCAGTTAATGCCATGAGAGTAAATTTTGTTGGTGAACTCGGATGGGAACTTCATCATCCAATCGAGTATCAAAATCATATTTTTGATAAATTAATGGAAGCTGGTAAAGATTTAGGAATTAAACCTTTTGGTATCAGAGCAATGAATAGTTTAAGAGTAGAAAAATCTTACAAATTAGTTGGAACAGAATTGTCGATTGAATATTCTCCATATGAATCAGGACTAGATAGATTTATTCATCCAAATAAAGGAAACTTTATTGGTTTAGAAGCACTTAATAAATGGAGAGAAAAAGGTTTTGATAATAAATTAGTAACTTTAGAAGTTCACAACACTAAAGATGCCGATGTTTTAGGAAATAATCCTATATTTAAAGACGGTAAGGTGGTTGGGAGAGCAACAGGCGGTGAGTTTGGTTTTAGATTAGATAAATCAATAGCTCTTGCAATGGTAAAACCTGATTGTTCTAATGTGGGCGACAAATTACAAGTTGATATATTGGGTGAAATGTATGACGCTACCGTATTAGATGAAAGTCCATACGATTCAGAAAATAATTTGTTGAGAGCTTAA
- a CDS encoding electron transfer flavoprotein subunit beta/FixA family protein: MKILVAVKRVIDYNVQIRVKEDGTGVVTDNVKMSTNPPDDNAIEEAVKIKEAGKATEVVAITVGEEKAQETVRKALAVGADRGIHVKADGILEPLAVSKILQKVVEKEKPDLVFMGKQAIDDDCNQTGQMLSALLNWPQATFASKIDVKDNKLEVTREIDEGLETIEINVPAIVTCDLRLNEPRYASLPNIMKAKKKPIEEISASDLGIDTSPRVEQIKVEEPPKRKAGIKVANVAELVQKLKNEAKVI, from the coding sequence ATGAAAATCTTAGTAGCAGTAAAAAGAGTTATTGATTACAACGTTCAAATCAGAGTTAAAGAAGATGGCACTGGCGTAGTTACAGACAATGTAAAAATGTCAACTAATCCACCAGATGATAATGCAATCGAAGAGGCAGTAAAAATTAAAGAAGCAGGAAAGGCAACTGAAGTGGTTGCAATAACTGTAGGTGAAGAAAAAGCTCAAGAAACTGTTAGAAAGGCATTAGCAGTTGGAGCAGATAGAGGAATTCATGTGAAAGCAGATGGAATACTAGAGCCATTAGCTGTTTCAAAAATTTTACAAAAAGTTGTTGAAAAAGAAAAACCAGATTTAGTTTTTATGGGAAAACAAGCAATTGATGATGATTGTAATCAAACAGGTCAAATGTTGAGTGCATTATTAAATTGGCCACAAGCAACTTTTGCATCAAAGATTGATGTAAAAGATAACAAACTAGAAGTTACTAGAGAAATTGATGAGGGACTTGAAACAATTGAAATAAATGTTCCTGCTATTGTAACTTGTGATTTAAGATTAAATGAACCAAGATACGCTTCTCTTCCAAACATTATGAAGGCGAAGAAAAAACCAATTGAAGAAATTTCTGCATCTGATCTAGGTATTGATACTTCTCCAAGAGTAGAGCAAATTAAAGTAGAAGAGCCACCAAAAAGAAAAGCGGGTATTAAAGTGGCTAATGTGGCAGAATTAGTTCAAAAATTAAAAAATGAGGCAAAGGTAATATAA
- a CDS encoding electron transfer flavoprotein subunit alpha/FixB family protein → MAVLLIAEHNNKELRPFTLNAATAASQIDSEVHAVIIGSNSAEASKQLSELPVIKKVLSVEAPHYENFTAENFAPVVVKLAENYSHIICSANTFGKNLMPRIAAHLDTSQVSDIIKVISSDTFVRPIYAGNAFATVKSNDAKKCVTIRPTSFEPCESSGGSAPIEKIDAGEEFSNTKFVKREEIKSDRPELGTARIVVSGGRGMQSGDNFKLITEIADKLGAAIGASRAAVDAGYISNDHQVGQTGKVVVPDLYIAVGISGAIQHLAGMKESKVIVAINKDGEAPIFSVADYGLEADLFEALPQLMEELNKLNTIQK, encoded by the coding sequence ATGGCAGTTTTACTTATAGCAGAACATAATAATAAAGAGTTAAGACCATTTACATTAAATGCAGCTACAGCTGCTTCACAAATTGATAGTGAAGTTCACGCAGTGATAATTGGAAGTAATAGTGCAGAAGCATCAAAACAACTATCAGAACTTCCGGTAATTAAGAAAGTGTTAAGTGTTGAAGCACCACACTATGAAAATTTCACTGCAGAAAATTTTGCTCCAGTTGTGGTTAAGTTAGCAGAAAATTATTCTCATATCATTTGTTCAGCAAATACATTTGGTAAAAATTTAATGCCACGGATTGCAGCTCATCTTGATACCTCGCAAGTTAGTGACATTATAAAAGTAATATCATCTGATACTTTTGTTAGACCAATTTATGCCGGGAATGCTTTTGCAACAGTTAAAAGTAATGATGCAAAAAAATGTGTAACTATTAGACCAACTTCATTTGAACCTTGTGAAAGCTCAGGAGGCTCAGCACCAATTGAGAAAATTGATGCTGGTGAAGAATTTTCAAATACAAAATTTGTAAAAAGAGAAGAAATTAAATCTGATAGACCTGAACTTGGTACAGCTAGAATTGTTGTATCAGGCGGAAGAGGAATGCAAAGTGGAGATAACTTTAAATTAATTACAGAAATTGCTGATAAGCTTGGAGCAGCTATTGGAGCATCAAGAGCTGCAGTTGATGCAGGTTATATAAGCAACGATCATCAAGTTGGACAAACTGGAAAAGTTGTTGTGCCAGATTTATACATAGCTGTTGGAATATCAGGAGCAATTCAGCATTTAGCAGGTATGAAAGAAAGTAAAGTTATTGTTGCAATTAATAAAGATGGTGAAGCACCCATTTTTAGTGTGGCTGATTATGGTCTTGAGGCAGATCTCTTTGAAGCCTTACCTCAGCTCATGGAAGAGCTGAACAAATTAAACACTATACAAAAATAA
- a CDS encoding electron transfer flavoprotein-ubiquinone oxidoreductase encodes MSKESMEYDVVIIGGGPSGLATAIKLKQLDSNLNVCLLEKASEIGAHILSGNVFETRALDELLPNWRELNSPIKTKVLKEKFLFLGKTKSLSWPTWLLPAVQQNHKNYIISLANLCRWLAEQAEALGVEIFPGFPASEILYNDDGSVKGVATQDMGIDKEGNKKDSFEPGIELLGKVTVFAEGCRGHLGKQLIQKFELSKGKDPQQYGIGFKEIWEIEEKNHEEGLVMHTAGWPLDNNTYGGSFMYHAENKQVFLGYVIGLDYKNPHLSPYDEFQRFKTHPAIKKIIEGGKRISYGARALIEGGFQSLPKMFMPGALIVGCDAGTLNMPKIKGSHTAMKSGMIAAETINEHFKENKDLSIYEDKFKNSWLYRELFEARNVKPSFSWGLILGIIFTGIDQILFRGKLPFTLKHKHADHETLKPASQMPKIDYPKYDNVITFDKTSSVYLTGTNHADNQPVHLQLKDPDLPIKYTLEKFDEPAQRYCPAGVYEVQKENDVNKFVINSQNCIHCKTCDIKEPSQNITWVTPEGGGGPRYGNM; translated from the coding sequence ATGTCTAAAGAATCTATGGAATATGATGTTGTAATCATTGGTGGTGGCCCATCAGGATTAGCGACTGCAATTAAATTAAAACAATTAGATTCAAATTTGAATGTTTGTTTGCTTGAAAAAGCTTCAGAAATAGGAGCTCATATTTTGAGCGGGAATGTTTTTGAAACAAGAGCTCTAGATGAGTTGTTACCTAATTGGAGAGAACTTAACTCGCCAATTAAAACAAAAGTATTAAAAGAAAAATTTTTATTTTTAGGAAAAACCAAATCTTTGAGTTGGCCGACCTGGCTTTTGCCAGCAGTTCAACAAAATCATAAAAATTATATTATTAGTTTAGCTAACTTATGTAGATGGTTAGCTGAACAAGCAGAAGCTTTGGGTGTAGAAATTTTTCCAGGTTTCCCAGCAAGTGAAATTTTATATAATGATGACGGGTCTGTTAAAGGAGTAGCTACCCAAGATATGGGTATAGATAAAGAGGGCAACAAAAAAGATAGTTTTGAACCAGGCATTGAGCTATTAGGAAAAGTAACAGTTTTTGCTGAAGGTTGCAGAGGTCATCTAGGAAAACAATTAATTCAAAAATTTGAATTGAGTAAAGGAAAAGATCCCCAGCAATATGGAATTGGTTTTAAGGAAATTTGGGAAATAGAAGAAAAAAATCATGAAGAAGGACTAGTAATGCATACAGCTGGATGGCCACTTGATAACAACACTTATGGCGGAAGTTTTATGTATCACGCTGAAAATAAACAAGTGTTTTTAGGCTATGTAATAGGATTGGATTACAAAAATCCGCATTTATCTCCATATGATGAATTTCAAAGATTTAAAACTCATCCAGCAATTAAAAAAATAATAGAGGGAGGAAAAAGAATTTCATATGGCGCAAGAGCATTAATCGAGGGAGGATTTCAAAGTTTACCTAAAATGTTTATGCCAGGTGCCTTAATAGTAGGATGTGATGCTGGTACATTAAATATGCCTAAAATTAAAGGCTCTCATACTGCAATGAAAAGTGGAATGATTGCAGCTGAAACTATTAATGAACATTTTAAAGAAAATAAGGATTTATCAATTTATGAGGATAAATTTAAAAATAGCTGGTTATATAGAGAGTTATTTGAGGCTCGAAATGTAAAACCAAGTTTTAGTTGGGGATTAATTTTGGGTATTATCTTTACGGGTATTGATCAAATATTGTTTAGAGGAAAGCTTCCGTTCACTCTTAAACACAAACATGCAGATCATGAAACATTAAAACCTGCAAGTCAAATGCCCAAAATTGATTATCCAAAGTACGATAATGTAATAACTTTTGATAAAACTAGTTCAGTTTATCTTACAGGAACTAACCATGCTGACAATCAACCTGTCCACTTACAACTTAAAGATCCTGATTTACCAATTAAATATACTTTAGAAAAATTTGATGAACCTGCACAAAGGTATTGTCCTGCTGGAGTATATGAAGTGCAGAAAGAAAATGATGTTAATAAGTTTGTAATTAATTCGCAAAATTGTATTCATTGTAAAACTTGTGATATTAAAGAGCCTTCACAAAACATAACTTGGGTGACACCAGAAGGTGGTGGCGGACCAAGATATGGAAATATGTAA
- a CDS encoding DUF2237 family protein yields the protein MKNINKQKNVLGENLEECSNDPLTGWFRDGCCNTDENDHGLHTVCAKVTTECLEWMKEAGNDLITPHPEFGFPGLKDGDGWCLCASWYARAVEAGKGCPIFLKRTHENTLKYVSIETLKKFAIDLS from the coding sequence ATGAAAAATATTAACAAACAGAAAAATGTTTTAGGTGAAAACTTAGAAGAATGCTCCAATGACCCATTAACAGGTTGGTTCAGAGATGGGTGTTGTAATACAGATGAAAATGACCACGGTTTACATACTGTTTGTGCAAAAGTTACAACTGAATGCTTAGAGTGGATGAAAGAAGCAGGTAATGATTTAATTACTCCACATCCTGAATTTGGATTTCCAGGTTTAAAAGATGGAGATGGATGGTGTCTGTGTGCTAGTTGGTATGCAAGAGCAGTTGAAGCCGGTAAAGGATGTCCAATATTTTTGAAAAGAACTCACGAAAACACTCTTAAATATGTGTCTATTGAAACTTTAAAAAAGTTTGCAATAGATTTGTCCTAA
- a CDS encoding 2OG-Fe(II) oxygenase family protein, whose product MKDIQANIIRPFGPSILKVTIPEKIVKDLNTYIDKIVENEKKSKELDFGKQLIGDVTQEFKLEKEFVNEIGWLQFLANCSAKWIEMETRKKIQNFNLLESWIVRQFKNEYNPAHYHNGHISGAGFLKLPKTFGKHVQNKDKEKDYFGGTLNLIHGSRAFISESIFTIKPKVGDFYFFPHYLMHTVYPFKESDEERRSISFNALIDREIFEKI is encoded by the coding sequence ATGAAAGATATCCAGGCAAATATTATAAGACCATTTGGACCTTCAATATTAAAAGTAACTATACCAGAAAAAATTGTAAAAGATTTAAACACTTACATTGATAAAATTGTTGAAAACGAAAAAAAATCAAAGGAACTTGATTTTGGAAAACAATTAATTGGAGATGTGACACAAGAATTCAAGCTTGAAAAAGAATTTGTGAACGAAATAGGATGGCTTCAATTTTTAGCCAACTGCAGTGCCAAATGGATTGAGATGGAGACAAGAAAAAAAATTCAAAATTTTAATCTTTTAGAGTCATGGATAGTCAGGCAATTTAAGAACGAATATAATCCTGCTCATTATCACAATGGTCATATTTCAGGAGCTGGTTTTTTAAAGCTTCCAAAAACTTTTGGTAAACATGTACAAAATAAAGATAAAGAAAAAGATTATTTTGGAGGTACTCTAAATTTAATTCATGGATCTAGAGCATTTATATCTGAATCAATTTTCACAATAAAACCAAAAGTAGGCGATTTTTATTTTTTTCCACATTATTTAATGCATACTGTTTATCCTTTTAAAGAAAGCGATGAAGAAAGAAGATCTATTTCTTTTAATGCATTAATTGATAGAGAAATCTTTGAAAAAATATAA
- a CDS encoding 2OG-Fe(II) oxygenase family protein: MELKYQNIKVFGPPVFRVKIPMEILDKLNKYIDDVVKDKSQSKNLNYGESLVGDVTQEFVLEKEFAKSSGWLDFLANCTKSYIEINERKKISKFALIETWIVRQFENEYNPTHWHSGHVSGAGFLKVPKNLGKHVQDKKSKKYRGGDLQLIHGSKMFMSASTLNIIPEIGDFYIFPNYLMHTVFPFKETDEERRSISFNALIDEEIYNVYGK, encoded by the coding sequence ATGGAATTGAAATATCAAAATATAAAAGTGTTTGGTCCACCAGTGTTTAGAGTAAAAATTCCTATGGAAATTTTGGATAAACTAAACAAATATATAGACGATGTCGTAAAAGATAAAAGTCAATCTAAGAACCTAAATTATGGTGAGTCTTTGGTTGGAGATGTTACTCAGGAATTTGTTTTGGAAAAAGAATTTGCAAAATCCTCAGGTTGGTTAGATTTTTTAGCAAACTGTACTAAATCATACATAGAAATTAACGAGAGAAAAAAAATATCAAAATTTGCATTAATTGAAACTTGGATTGTGAGACAGTTTGAAAATGAATACAATCCTACTCATTGGCATTCAGGACATGTTTCTGGTGCTGGATTTTTAAAAGTTCCAAAAAATCTTGGGAAACATGTTCAAGACAAAAAATCAAAAAAATATAGAGGAGGAGATCTTCAGTTGATACATGGCTCAAAAATGTTTATGTCTGCTTCAACACTTAATATCATACCAGAAATAGGAGACTTTTATATTTTTCCAAACTATTTAATGCATACTGTTTTTCCTTTTAAAGAAACTGATGAAGAAAGAAGATCTATTTCTTTTAATGCATTAATTGATGAAGAAATCTATAATGTTTATGGGAAATAA
- the hisI gene encoding phosphoribosyl-AMP cyclohydrolase — MFKKRENIYDIEEGNLLSPKFDNDGLIPVITMCSKTKDILMHGYMNVEALKKTIETKEAHYFSRSRKAIWHKGKTSGFTQKVTEIRIDDDQDSIWLTVDIGDGASCHVGYRSCFYRSIPMGPIDNGRKVEMEFLEKEKKFDPEVVYKGEPNPTKI, encoded by the coding sequence ATGTTCAAAAAAAGAGAAAATATCTACGATATTGAGGAAGGAAATCTTCTTTCTCCTAAATTTGATAATGATGGCTTAATACCTGTCATTACCATGTGTTCAAAAACCAAAGATATTTTAATGCACGGCTATATGAATGTTGAAGCATTAAAAAAAACAATTGAAACCAAAGAAGCTCACTACTTTAGTAGATCTAGAAAAGCAATCTGGCACAAAGGTAAAACAAGTGGCTTTACCCAAAAAGTCACTGAAATAAGAATTGATGACGATCAAGACTCAATTTGGTTAACAGTTGATATAGGAGACGGCGCTAGTTGCCATGTTGGATACAGATCATGCTTTTATAGATCTATTCCTATGGGACCAATTGATAATGGACGTAAAGTAGAAATGGAATTTCTTGAAAAAGAAAAAAAATTTGATCCCGAAGTAGTTTATAAAGGAGAACCAAACCCAACTAAAATTTAA
- the folE gene encoding GTP cyclohydrolase I FolE, whose translation MKLVKDTDDKLNENKQVSDKDAEEAFKTILTWMGEDPNREGLLETPKRVIKAFKEYFKGYKEDPDKILDKTFGDVEGYDDMVVQKNISVQSHCEHHMAPIIGKAHVAYIPKERVVGLSKLARVVEVFSKRLQTQERLTMQIANTLMESLDAKGVAVTIDSTHQCMTMRGIKKEQATTVTNYYLGQFKEDLSFQNRYLRFISTTLKD comes from the coding sequence ATGAAACTAGTAAAAGACACTGACGATAAGTTAAATGAAAACAAGCAAGTTTCAGACAAAGATGCTGAAGAAGCTTTTAAAACAATTTTAACATGGATGGGAGAAGACCCAAATCGAGAAGGTTTATTAGAAACTCCAAAAAGAGTTATTAAAGCATTTAAAGAATATTTTAAAGGTTATAAAGAAGATCCAGATAAAATTTTAGATAAAACTTTTGGTGATGTAGAGGGATATGATGACATGGTTGTCCAAAAAAATATTTCTGTTCAAAGTCATTGCGAACATCATATGGCACCAATTATTGGAAAAGCTCATGTTGCTTATATCCCAAAAGAAAGAGTTGTAGGCTTAAGTAAACTTGCAAGAGTAGTTGAGGTATTCTCTAAAAGACTTCAAACTCAAGAGAGACTTACAATGCAAATTGCAAATACTTTAATGGAATCATTAGATGCAAAAGGTGTTGCAGTAACAATAGATTCAACTCATCAGTGTATGACTATGAGAGGAATTAAAAAAGAACAAGCAACTACAGTAACAAATTATTATTTAGGTCAATTTAAAGAAGATTTAAGTTTTCAAAATAGATATTTACGATTTATTAGCACTACGCTAAAAGATTAA
- a CDS encoding MDR family oxidoreductase, which yields MSDQFKAIVLNQEGENFSREVKSLDKSFLKHGDVTVQVEYSDLNFKDGMILKNGGRLVKEYPHIPGIDFSGKVIESENSKFKSGDEVILTGFRVGEVFFGGYSQIAKVNADFLVKKPDNLSSKQAMILGTAGLTSLMSAFAIQARESILLGEKVNDVLVTGATGGVGSVAIMALTKLGYNVTAVSGKESKSDYLKSLGAKNIINRAEFDKDPRPIDKGLWDGVVDTVGGKILANAIAQTKPNGIIAVCGNANSNELNTNLLPFMLRGIKVWGMDSANCSIKRREFMWGEASKLIDFELLEKSVLTVGLEELIETYPKILKGEISGRVLVDVNK from the coding sequence GTGTCTGATCAATTCAAAGCAATAGTTCTTAATCAAGAAGGTGAGAATTTTTCTAGAGAAGTAAAATCTTTAGATAAAAGTTTTTTAAAACATGGGGATGTAACTGTTCAGGTAGAATATTCTGATTTAAATTTTAAAGATGGAATGATTCTAAAGAATGGTGGAAGACTAGTAAAAGAGTATCCGCACATACCAGGAATAGATTTTTCAGGAAAAGTAATTGAAAGTGAAAATTCAAAATTTAAATCAGGAGACGAAGTAATATTAACTGGTTTTAGAGTTGGAGAAGTATTTTTTGGTGGTTATTCTCAGATAGCAAAAGTCAATGCAGATTTCCTAGTAAAAAAACCTGATAACTTAAGCAGCAAGCAGGCAATGATTTTAGGGACAGCAGGCTTAACTTCTTTAATGAGTGCTTTTGCAATTCAAGCAAGAGAAAGTATTTTGCTTGGAGAAAAAGTTAATGATGTTTTGGTAACAGGAGCGACTGGAGGAGTTGGCAGTGTTGCAATAATGGCTTTAACAAAATTAGGTTACAATGTAACTGCGGTATCTGGAAAAGAAAGTAAGTCAGATTATTTAAAATCTTTAGGTGCAAAAAACATTATAAATAGAGCTGAATTTGATAAAGACCCAAGACCAATAGATAAAGGTTTATGGGATGGAGTAGTAGATACCGTTGGAGGAAAAATTTTAGCAAACGCAATTGCACAAACAAAGCCTAATGGAATTATAGCTGTATGTGGAAATGCAAATAGTAATGAACTTAACACTAATTTACTTCCTTTTATGTTACGAGGTATTAAGGTTTGGGGAATGGATTCTGCAAATTGCAGTATAAAAAGAAGAGAATTTATGTGGGGTGAAGCATCAAAATTAATTGATTTTGAATTGCTTGAAAAATCAGTTTTAACAGTAGGTTTAGAGGAGCTAATTGAAACTTATCCTAAAATTTTAAAAGGTGAAATTTCTGGAAGAGTATTAGTGGATGTAAATAAATAA